A section of the Acidobacterium capsulatum ATCC 51196 genome encodes:
- a CDS encoding BON domain-containing protein, which yields MKFRTVISSLTLASLLLVPAGLQAQSNDAQLQAQAKSALHKSAFKDVQVSAQNGTVVLSGTVKYYAEKVQAEKRVKKADGSAAVQNNIEVAGTNVSDEQLAVKLGREIENSRVGYGTTAFNAISVGVHNGVVVLGGSAYGPVDASTAYNLAANTAGVKEVINHIQVDPTSPLDDRIRRAEYRAIYGFPQLNRYALNPIKPIRIVVQNGHVTLKGVVDSTSDKQVAGIRANSVSGVFSVTNDLQVAGQER from the coding sequence ATGAAATTCAGAACGGTAATCTCTTCGCTCACTCTGGCTTCGCTGCTGTTGGTTCCGGCTGGATTGCAGGCACAATCAAACGATGCACAACTGCAGGCGCAGGCAAAAAGTGCGCTGCATAAGTCTGCCTTCAAAGATGTACAGGTGTCGGCTCAGAACGGCACGGTGGTGCTGAGCGGCACGGTGAAGTATTACGCGGAGAAGGTGCAGGCGGAGAAGCGCGTCAAGAAGGCGGACGGCTCGGCGGCTGTGCAAAACAACATTGAAGTCGCCGGAACGAATGTATCCGACGAGCAACTGGCAGTGAAGCTGGGACGCGAAATTGAGAATTCGCGTGTGGGCTATGGGACTACGGCGTTCAATGCGATCAGCGTGGGCGTTCATAACGGTGTGGTGGTGCTGGGTGGCTCTGCGTATGGCCCGGTGGATGCCAGCACAGCCTACAACCTGGCAGCCAACACGGCGGGGGTCAAAGAAGTGATCAACCACATTCAGGTGGACCCGACCTCGCCACTGGATGACCGCATTCGCCGGGCGGAGTACCGGGCGATCTACGGTTTTCCGCAGTTGAACCGATACGCGCTGAATCCGATCAAGCCGATCCGAATCGTCGTGCAGAACGGCCACGTCACGCTCAAGGGCGTGGTGGACTCCACCTCGGACAAACAGGTGGCCGGCATTCGCGCGAACAGCGTCTCGGGTGTCTTTAGTGTGACGAACGATCTACAGGTGGCCGGACAGGAACGCTAA
- a CDS encoding UbiA-like polyprenyltransferase: MSFFRSVGTTLEMIKWEHSIFALPFALVGAMLAAHGVPRVAPLLWIIACMITARSAAMAFNRWADADLDAQNPRTAMRAIPAGLLTRRFAGGFTLVMAGLFLFCAWQLNRLTLELAPFALAVLFLYSYTKRFTRWSHLFLGLSLGMAPAAAWIAIRGSLDVRILVLTLAVLFWVAGFDLLYACQDAEHDRKHGLHSVPATFGVPAAFALARTMHLVMLGLLAWLVQLFHLGVFAWVGIAVVASLLLYEHMIVSPRDLRRLNAAFFTMNGVIAVVFFVFVAADLLLRHV, from the coding sequence ATGAGCTTCTTCCGCAGCGTGGGGACCACGCTCGAAATGATCAAGTGGGAGCACTCGATTTTCGCGCTCCCCTTTGCACTGGTTGGCGCGATGCTGGCGGCCCATGGCGTGCCGCGCGTGGCTCCGCTGCTTTGGATTATTGCCTGCATGATCACAGCGCGTTCGGCAGCCATGGCCTTTAACCGCTGGGCTGATGCCGATCTGGACGCGCAGAATCCGCGCACGGCCATGCGTGCGATTCCGGCCGGGCTGCTGACGCGGCGCTTTGCGGGCGGCTTCACGCTGGTGATGGCGGGGCTGTTTCTGTTTTGCGCATGGCAACTCAACCGGCTGACGCTGGAGCTGGCTCCTTTTGCGCTGGCGGTGCTGTTTCTCTACTCCTATACGAAGCGCTTCACGCGGTGGTCGCACCTGTTTCTGGGGCTTTCGCTGGGGATGGCTCCGGCGGCGGCGTGGATTGCGATTCGCGGCTCGCTCGATGTGCGCATTCTGGTGCTGACGCTGGCGGTGCTGTTCTGGGTGGCGGGCTTTGACCTGCTCTACGCCTGCCAGGACGCGGAGCACGACCGCAAGCACGGACTGCACAGCGTGCCGGCGACATTCGGGGTTCCGGCGGCCTTTGCGCTGGCGCGCACCATGCACCTGGTAATGCTGGGGCTGCTGGCGTGGCTGGTGCAACTCTTCCACCTCGGAGTGTTTGCCTGGGTGGGCATTGCTGTCGTGGCCTCGCTGCTGCTGTATGAGCACATGATTGTGTCGCCGCGCGACCTGCGGCGGCTGAATGCTGCGTTCTTCACGATGAATGGCGTGATTGCGGTGGTGTTCTTTGTGTTTGTAGCGGCCGACCTGCTGCTGCGGCACGTGTAG
- a CDS encoding lmo0937 family membrane protein codes for MLWTIFVILVVLWLIGLVSFHAIGWYIHLLLVAALVVLLIQLISGRRPVV; via the coding sequence ATGCTCTGGACGATCTTCGTCATTCTGGTTGTGCTGTGGCTCATCGGTCTGGTGAGCTTCCATGCCATCGGATGGTACATTCACCTGCTGCTGGTGGCGGCCCTCGTGGTGCTGCTCATCCAGCTTATCTCCGGCAGACGCCCCGTCGTTTAG